A stretch of Planctomicrobium piriforme DNA encodes these proteins:
- a CDS encoding Hsp20/alpha crystallin family protein, translating to MNPSTPKERSIKNWLPPTSFGALRQEVNDLVENLLGDSMPNFRGDQVPRVDVSETADFVEVVADVPGFKTEEVSVDLADNHLILTGQHPEQPTASTEARRFHRIERRMSSFTRSVLLPCPVDDTRVEAELKDGILSVRLPKREDVRRRRVPIRGAESTGTVTDPGVNF from the coding sequence ATGAACCCATCCACTCCCAAAGAACGTTCGATCAAGAACTGGCTTCCCCCCACGTCTTTCGGCGCCCTCCGGCAGGAGGTCAACGATCTCGTCGAAAACCTGCTGGGGGACTCGATGCCCAACTTCCGCGGGGATCAGGTTCCCCGCGTGGACGTTTCGGAGACGGCGGATTTCGTCGAAGTCGTCGCGGATGTCCCCGGCTTCAAGACCGAGGAAGTCTCCGTCGACCTGGCCGACAATCACCTGATTCTCACCGGCCAGCACCCCGAACAGCCCACGGCATCGACCGAGGCCCGCCGTTTTCATCGCATCGAACGGCGGATGTCCAGCTTCACCCGGTCGGTCCTGCTCCCCTGCCCGGTCGATGACACCCGCGTGGAAGCCGAATTAAAAGATGGAATTCTCAGCGTTCGCCTGCCGAAACGTGAAGATGTTCGTCGCCGCCGCGTCCCGATTCGCGGAGCTGAATCGACCGGCACCGTCACCGATCCAGGCGTGAATTTCTGA